The following are encoded together in the Vigna unguiculata cultivar IT97K-499-35 chromosome 2, ASM411807v1, whole genome shotgun sequence genome:
- the LOC114168153 gene encoding scopoletin glucosyltransferase-like, whose protein sequence is MDAKGKLNVMFLPFPGQGHLIPMGDMARAFSGRGVRTTIVTTPLNVPTIRGTIGKNSDLDSDSEIEIVSIKFPCAEVGLPEGCENTESVPSPDFIPAFFKATTMLQPQLEHLLLQHSPHCLIASAFYPWASHSAAKFNIPRLVFYGTGVFALCASECVRLYQPHNNLSSDSDLFVIPHLPGNIQMTRMMLPDYAKTDGETKYAELLKAIRESEVASLGVIVNSFYELEQEYADYFEKLRGRRAWFIGPLSLCNQQQEKGKRGKEASVDEGEILKWLDSKKGNTVVYVCFGSIANFSENQLREIARGLEDSGQEFIWVVRRSDKEWVPEGFERRTEGRGMVIWGWAPQLLILDHQAVGAFVTHCGWNSTLEAVSAGVPMVTWPVSAEQFYNEKLVTEILEIGVPVGVKKWARIVGDSVGSEALEKALKRIMVGEEAETIRNRAHKLSQMARTAVECNGSSSCYLTDLIQHLHSIARLQNCPKSSE, encoded by the coding sequence CCTACTATTCGTGGGACCATAGGAAAAAACTCAGATTTAGACTCCGACTCGGAGATAGAAATCGTCAGCATCAAATTCCCCTGTGCAGAGGTTGGCTTACCTGAGGGATGCGAAAATACAGAGTCAGTCCCCTCCCCAGACTTCATACCCGCTTTCTTCAAGGCAACCACCATGCTACAACCCCAATTGGAACACCTCCTTCTTCAACACTCACCACACTGCCTTATTGCCAGTGCTTTCTACCCCTGGGCATCTCACTCTGCAGCTAAATTCAATATCCCAAGGCTTGTATTTTATGGCACCGGTGTCTTCGCCTTGTGTGCTTCAGAATGTGTCCGACTCTATCAGCCTCACAACAATCTTTCTTCTGACTCTGATCTATTTGTCATTCCTCATCTTCCCGGAAACATCCAAATGACAAGGATGATGTTGCCCGATTACGCTAAAACTGATGGGGAAACCAAATACGCAGAACTGTTGAAGGCAATCAGGGAATCGGAGGTCGCAAGCTTGGGGGTTATTGTTAACAGCTTTTACGAGCTGGAGCAGGAGTACGCTGATTATTTCGAAAAGCTACGGGGACGGAGAGCGTGGTTCATAGGTCCGCTTTCTCTCTGCAACCAACAACAAGAGAAAGGCAAGCGAGGGAAGGAAGCCTCGGTTGACGAAGGGGAGATTTTGAAGTGGCTGGATTCGAAGAAAGGCAACACAGTGGTGTATGTTTGTTTTGGTAGCATAGCCAACTTCAGTGAGAATCAGTTGAGAGAAATAGCGAGGGGACTTGAGGATTCGGGACAAGAATTCATATGGGTTGTGAGGAGAAGTGACAAGGAATGGGTTCCGGAGGGGTTTGAGAGAAGAACAGAAGGAAGAGGAATGGTTATTTGGGGATGGGCACCTCAACTTCTCATTCTGGACCATCAAGCCGTGGGAGCCTTTGTGACTCACTGTGGATGGAATTCAACGCTGGAAGCTGTGTCCGCTGGGGTGCCCATGGTCACTTGGCCCGTTTCTGCTGAACAGTTCTACAATGAGAAGTTAGTGACGGAGATTCTTGAAATTGGGGTCCCTGTTGGTGTTAAAAAATGGGCTAGAATTGTGGGGGACAGTGTTGGCAGTGAGGCGCTTGAGAAGGCACTGAAAAGAATAATGGTAGGGGAAGAAGCAGAGACCATCAGAAACAGAGCACACAAACTGTCACAAATGGCAAGAACTGCTGTGGAATGCAACGGATCATCTTCCTGTTACCTCACTGATCTCATACAACACCTTCACTCCATCGCACGCCTTCAAAATTGCCCAAAATCATCTGAATGA